A single window of Microplitis demolitor isolate Queensland-Clemson2020A chromosome 7, iyMicDemo2.1a, whole genome shotgun sequence DNA harbors:
- the LOC103571021 gene encoding nuclear hormone receptor FTZ-F1 beta has protein sequence MSEQNGPTEGPGWWPPTQSWKSTSTSGSSRTIDAGKNVSVTTINVPPVHEMHDVKSVKYLSGQNGVTVSVVSSCGSSPSPITNPAESSSIDDLGDSDGEVSKIDFRGVNLRTKKKRDGESECPSVDDSHHQQPERPMSWEGELSDQEMSSNTITNQDHEEMSMEGVQVCSASPGPQEQKFPIKPEPDFRSSPGLGIGSHVDASMPLSHAQQLHHHHHHHQHQQQHHQQRELEQNQQSDLPLLVGKLLGGYNSSTPNHSPVLNPRHHLTKHSHTRSQVPSPDSAIHSAYSVFSSPTQSPHAARHSALGAGSPVPSSSLSLSRHSFNNSTSSLSLSLSHSLSRNNSDASSSCYSYGSLSPPTHSPVQQPRHAHHHQHHHQVPQGSPLHLPATSATNAHHYSNVSELGSETHSEADQEDCKIPSAPSGISTRQQLINSPCPICGDKISGFHYGIFSCESCKGFFKRTVQNRKNYVCLRGAGCPVTVATRKKCPACRFDKCLNMGMKLEAIREDRTRGGRSTYQCTYTLPANLIGSSAGGIPGEKMSGSCGSPAPPGEHHHSTRHHWNHSHKIQVVPQLLQDIMDVEHLWHYNDNDRMSQASGSNGSNYPDVCGPSSGPGPGNIDSNTSGSNNSSSNSNNNSNNNNNNNNNSSSSSSNNNNSNNNNNNSNNNNESRRAESRPSSVGPTNPTNQEQPTSSTSGLSSTDNSTSGASNPSSDTSGQQPDPLSNLCNIADHRLYKIVKWCKSLPLFKNISIDDQICLLINSWCELLLFSCCFRSMSTPGEIRVSLGKSITLEQARQLGLATCIERMLAFTNNLRRLRVDQYEYVAMKVIVLLTSDTSELKEPEKVRASQEKALQALQQYTIARYPEMPAKFGELLLRIPDLQRTCQVGKELLSQKRAEGEGSSFNLLMELLRGDH, from the exons ATGTCGGAGCAAAACGGGCCCACGGAGGGCCCGGGCTGGTGGCCACCGACACAGTCGTGGAAGTCGACTTCTACAAGTGGCTCATCCCGCACCATCGACGCCGGCAAGAATGTGTCTGTGACGACTATCAATGTGCCACCGGTCCACGAGATGCATGATG TCAAAAGTGTTAAGTATCTGAGTGGCCAGAATGGCGTGACTGTATCAGTAGTTTCTTCGTGTGGTAGCAGCCCAAGTCCAATAACGAACCCCGCAGAATCGAGCTCGATCGATGACCTTGGAGACAGCGATGGCGAAGTGAGCAAGATTGACTTCCGCGGAGTTAATTTacgtacgaaaaaaaaacgtgatgGAGAGTCAGAGTGTCCGAGCGTCGATGATTCACATCACCAGCAACCAGAACGTCCGATGTCGTGGGAGGGTGAGCTCTCGGACCAAGAAATGTCTTCCAATACAATCACTAATCAAGACCACGAAGAAATGTCGATGGAGGGTGTCCAGGTGTGCAGCGCGAGTCCTGGTCCTCAGGAGCAAAAGTTTCCTATAAAACCGGAGCCGGACTTTAGATCGAGTCCAGGTCTGGGTATCGGTTCACACGTGGACGCGTCAATGCCACTGTCACATGCTCAGCAActccatcatcatcatcatcaccatcagcACCAACAGCAGCACCATCAGCAACGTGAGCTAGAGCAAAACCAGCAAAGCGACTTACCTCTGCTCGTAGGTAAACTTCTGGGTGGCTACAACAGTTCCACTCCTAATCACAGCCCCGTTCTAAACCCCCGTCATCACTTGACGAAACACAGTCACACGAGGTCACAAGTTCCGTCCCCAGACTCGGCAATACACTCGGCCTACAGCGTCTTCAGTTCGCCGACCCAGAGTCCACACGCAGCCCGGCACTCAGCTCTGGGTGCCGGTAGTCCAGTTCCTTCCTCATCACTCTCGCTGTCACGACACAGCTTCAATAATTCCACATCCTCGCTCTCCCTATCTCTGTCTCACTCCTTGTCACGGAATAATTCCGACGCCTCGAGCAGTTGCTACAGCTACGGCTCTCTGAGTCCGCCCACTCACTCGCCCGTCCAGCAGCCAAGGCACGCCCATCATCATCAGCATCATCACCAAGTACCACAGGGTAGTCCTTTACACCTGCCAGCAACCTCAGCTACCAACGCCCACCACTACTCAAATGTTTCCGAGCTCGGGTCAGAAACCCACTCCGAGGCTGATCAAGAGGACTGCAAAATTCCATCCGCACCCTCTGGTATCTCAACAAGGCAACAGCTTATCAACAGTCCCTGTCCAATATGCGGTGACAAGATAAGCGGTTTCCACTATGGAATTTTCTCATGCGAGTCATGCAAGGGCTTCTTCAAACGTACTGTCCAGAACAGGAAAAATTACGTTTGCCTGAGAGGCGCAGGATGTCCTGTAACTGTGGCAACGAGAAAAAAGTGCCCGGCCTGTCGGTTTGACAAGTGCCTCAACATGGGAATGAAGTTGGAGGCGATTCGCGAGGACAGAACACGCGGCGGCAGGAGTACATACCAGTGCACGTACACGCTGCCAGCAAATCTCATAGGCAGCTCCGCCGGGGGAATCCCCGGTGAAAAAATGTCTGGTAGTTGTGGTAGTCCAGCACCACCCGGAGAACATCATCATTCCACACGGCATCACTGGAATCACTCCCACAAGATCCAGGTAGTTCCCCAGTTGCTCCAGGACATCATGGATGTCGAACACTTATGGCACTACAACGATAATGATCGAATGAGCCAAGCGAGCGGATCAAATGGATCCAATTATCCTGATGTGTGTGGTCCCAGTTCTGGTCCTGGTCCCGGCAATATCGATAGTAATACTAGTGgtagtaataatagtagtagtaatagtaataataatagtaataataacaacaacaacaacaacaacagcagcagcagcagcagcaacaacaacaacagcaacaataataacaacaacagcaacaataaTAACGAATCAAGACGCGCAGAGTCGAGGCCCAGCTCGGTTGGTCCAACGAATCCGACGAATCAAGAGCAGCCAACCTCCTCAACGTCAGGATTATCAAGTACTGATAATTCCACAAGTGGCGCAAGCAATCCCAGCAGTGATACAAGCGGCCAGCAACCAGACCCACTATCAAATTTGTGCAATATTGCTGACCATCGACTATACAAAATCGTTAAATGGTGCAAAAGTCttcctttatttaaaaatatatctatcgACGATCAAATATGCTTGCTTATTAACTCCTGGTGCGAGTTGCTATTATTCTCATGCTGTTTTCGCAGCATGAGCACCCCCGGAGAGATACGTGTGTCTCTTGGCAAGTCAATTACCCTCGAGCAAGCACGGCAACTTGGCTTGGCAACTTGTATAGAAAGAATGCTTGCATTCACAAACAATTTACGGCGATTACGTGTCGATCAGTACGAGTACGTCGCTATGAAGGTGATAGTGCTGTTGACATCAGACACCAGTGAGCTCAAGGAGCCTGAAAAAGTACGGGCTTCTCAGGAAAAGGCGCTCCAGGCATTGCAGCAGTACACCATCGCAAGGTATCCAGAGATGCCGGCCAAGTTTGGTGAGCTGCTGCTCCGGATACCAGATCTACAGAGAACCTGCCAAGTGGGAAAAGAATTGCTCAGTCAAAAACGCGCCGAGGGGGAGGGCAGCTCCTTCAATCTCCTTATGGAACTACTGCGCGGCGATCActga